In Flavobacterium sp. WV_118_3, one DNA window encodes the following:
- the ytxJ gene encoding bacillithiol system redox-active protein YtxJ: MGFLDKIFGGQEEAVPSKVNWKRLETTTLDAIAEQSFEKPAVIFKHSTRCSISRMALKQFEREYALDDELDVYFLDLLEHRPLSNGIAERFGVQHESPQLIVIKDGKAVYNASHSAIQADDLKRWAE, translated from the coding sequence ATGGGATTTTTAGATAAAATATTCGGAGGACAGGAAGAGGCTGTACCTTCAAAAGTGAACTGGAAACGTTTAGAAACAACCACTTTGGATGCAATTGCGGAACAGTCTTTCGAAAAACCGGCGGTTATTTTTAAACACAGTACCCGATGCAGTATCAGTCGTATGGCTTTAAAACAATTTGAACGGGAATATGCTTTGGACGACGAGCTGGATGTGTACTTTTTGGATTTACTGGAACACCGACCGCTTTCGAATGGGATAGCGGAGCGTTTTGGCGTACAGCACGAATCGCCGCAACTTATAGTGATCAAAGATGGAAAAGCGGTTTATAACGCTTCCCATAGCGCGATACAGGCCGACGATCTGAAACGATGGGCCGAATAA
- the clpB gene encoding ATP-dependent chaperone ClpB, with protein MNFNNLTIKSQEALQQAQQIAQGSGHQQIENEHIFKGILEVDENVAPFILKKLNVNVNLFKQILDSTIQSFPKVSGSELMFSRDAGTTLNEAANIAKKMNDEYVSIEHLLLAIFKSKSKVAQILKDQGVTEKGLESAINEIRKGERVTSASAEETYNALNKYAKNLNQLANDGKLDPVIGRDEEIRRVLQILSRRTKNNPMLVGEPGVGKTAIAEGLAHRIVQGDVPENLKDKVVFSLDMGALIAGAKYKGEFEERLKSVVKEVTSAEGDIVLFIDEIHTLVGAGGGEGAMDAANILKPALARGELRAIGATTLDEYQKYFEKDKALERRFQKVMVDEPDTESAISILRGIKEKYEAHHKVRIKDDAIIAAVELSQRYITNRFLPDKAIDLMDEAASKLRMEINSKPEELDVLDRKIMQLEIEIEAIKRENDENKLKILGLDLANLKEERNEIFAKWKSEKDVVDNIQATKQEIEDLKLQAERAERDGDYGKVAEIRYGKSKEAQERLDALQKQLQENQSGHSLIKEEVTHDDIAEVVAKWTGVPVTKMLQSEREKLLKLEDELHHRVVGQEEAIQAISDAVRRSRAGLQDSRKPIGSFLFLGTTGVGKTELAKALAEYLFDDENAMTRIDMSEYQERHSVSRLVGAPPGYVGYDEGGQLTEAVRRKPYSVVLLDEIEKAHPDTFNILLQVLDEGRLTDNKGRLADFRNTIIIMTSNMGSHIIQEKFENLKGSIEAATEAAKVEVLGLLKQTVRPEFINRIDEIVMFTPLSSANIREIVGLQLKSVIKMLAQQHITMDATPEAIDYLAQKGYDPHFGARPVKRVIQREVLNELSKEILSGKVATDSIVLLDSFDGQLVFRNQAITDSQ; from the coding sequence ATGAATTTTAATAACCTAACAATCAAATCTCAGGAAGCCCTGCAACAAGCGCAACAAATTGCGCAAGGTTCAGGCCATCAACAAATCGAGAACGAGCATATCTTTAAAGGTATCCTCGAAGTTGATGAGAATGTGGCACCATTCATTTTGAAAAAACTGAATGTGAATGTAAACCTGTTCAAACAAATTCTGGACAGTACGATTCAAAGTTTTCCTAAAGTAAGCGGAAGCGAATTGATGTTTTCCCGCGATGCCGGAACAACCTTAAACGAAGCCGCCAATATTGCCAAGAAAATGAACGACGAATATGTATCGATCGAACATTTATTATTGGCGATATTCAAATCGAAAAGCAAAGTGGCACAGATCTTAAAAGATCAGGGTGTGACCGAAAAAGGCCTTGAAAGTGCCATTAATGAAATCCGAAAAGGCGAACGGGTAACCTCAGCTTCGGCCGAAGAAACCTATAATGCCTTAAACAAATATGCGAAAAATCTGAACCAGCTGGCCAACGACGGCAAACTGGATCCTGTGATCGGTCGTGATGAAGAAATCCGCCGTGTATTACAGATTTTATCCCGTCGTACCAAAAACAATCCGATGCTGGTTGGAGAACCGGGTGTGGGTAAAACCGCCATCGCCGAAGGGCTGGCACACCGTATTGTTCAGGGAGACGTACCGGAAAACCTAAAAGACAAAGTAGTCTTTTCATTGGATATGGGTGCGTTGATTGCCGGAGCCAAATACAAAGGGGAATTCGAAGAACGTTTAAAATCGGTCGTAAAAGAAGTAACTTCTGCCGAAGGTGACATCGTATTATTTATTGATGAGATCCATACATTGGTTGGTGCCGGAGGTGGCGAAGGCGCGATGGATGCGGCTAACATTCTGAAACCGGCTTTAGCGCGTGGCGAATTACGAGCTATCGGAGCAACTACGCTGGACGAATATCAGAAATATTTTGAAAAAGATAAAGCGCTGGAACGTCGTTTCCAAAAAGTTATGGTGGACGAACCGGATACCGAAAGCGCGATTTCGATTCTGCGCGGTATCAAGGAAAAGTATGAAGCACATCATAAAGTGCGTATCAAAGACGATGCAATTATTGCCGCTGTGGAATTGTCGCAACGTTATATCACCAATCGTTTTCTTCCGGATAAGGCAATTGACTTAATGGATGAAGCGGCTTCCAAATTGCGTATGGAAATCAACTCCAAACCGGAAGAACTGGATGTTTTGGATCGTAAAATCATGCAGCTTGAAATCGAAATAGAAGCGATTAAACGTGAAAACGACGAAAACAAGCTTAAGATCTTAGGTCTTGATCTGGCCAACCTGAAAGAAGAACGCAACGAGATTTTTGCCAAATGGAAATCGGAAAAAGATGTTGTAGACAATATTCAGGCGACCAAACAGGAAATTGAAGACCTGAAATTACAGGCCGAACGCGCCGAACGTGATGGTGATTACGGTAAAGTAGCCGAAATCCGTTACGGAAAAAGCAAAGAAGCACAGGAACGTCTGGACGCCTTGCAAAAACAATTACAGGAAAACCAATCCGGTCATTCGTTGATCAAGGAAGAGGTTACCCATGACGATATCGCAGAAGTTGTCGCCAAATGGACCGGTGTTCCGGTAACCAAAATGCTGCAAAGCGAACGCGAAAAATTATTAAAACTGGAAGACGAATTACACCACAGAGTGGTTGGACAGGAAGAAGCCATACAGGCGATTAGTGATGCCGTACGCCGTAGTCGTGCCGGTTTACAGGATTCCCGTAAACCGATCGGTTCGTTCCTGTTCCTGGGTACCACCGGTGTAGGGAAAACCGAATTGGCAAAAGCTCTGGCCGAATACCTGTTTGACGATGAAAATGCGATGACACGCATCGATATGAGTGAATATCAGGAACGTCATAGTGTGAGCCGACTGGTTGGTGCGCCTCCGGGATATGTAGGTTATGACGAAGGTGGACAGTTGACGGAAGCCGTTCGAAGAAAGCCGTATTCCGTAGTCTTATTGGATGAAATTGAAAAAGCCCATCCGGATACGTTTAACATCCTGTTACAGGTATTGGACGAAGGACGTTTAACGGACAACAAGGGTCGTCTGGCTGATTTTAGAAATACGATTATCATCATGACCTCCAATATGGGTAGTCATATCATACAGGAGAAATTCGAGAATCTGAAAGGAAGTATCGAAGCGGCAACCGAAGCGGCCAAAGTAGAAGTGCTTGGTTTACTAAAACAAACCGTTCGTCCGGAATTTATTAACCGTATTGATGAGATCGTGATGTTTACACCGTTGAGTTCGGCAAACATCCGTGAAATCGTAGGATTACAGTTAAAAAGCGTGATCAAAATGCTGGCACAACAGCATATTACGATGGATGCCACACCGGAAGCAATCGATTATCTGGCGCAAAAAGGATACGATCCGCACTTTGGTGCACGTCCGGTAAAACGGGTGATCCAACGGGAAGTGCTAAACGAATTGTCCAAGGAAATTCTTTCCGGTAAAGTAGCCACCGATAGTATCGTGTTACTGGACAGTTTCGACGGCCAATTGGTTTTCCGCAATCAGGCGATAACCGATTCACAATAA
- a CDS encoding thioredoxin family protein, which yields MTSKLYSLLFLLLATVALNAQGVRFESGLATALEKAKKENKPLFIEYYNENCSVCKTLDPVFEDATMGDFYNTHFVNYRINTENIKKEDSLYIAQSKLKLESVPYFLFFDTDNTLIHCSGAKADVGYLVNTVGKTALDPVERTANLAKKYVSGDKSIRTLYAYSTLVQLYKDDRMANRVANDLYDAFPKDQLGTQKSYTILKNCVFSIDNGFFTYWVNNTDKLKGFETGSKAGNEIKVLQDILLKTINSDAKNSWNLAKIKSVKELIEKTGLSTNPDAYLWQQEAAVLVKDGRETEALALFNKMIENETIAGATYIINQFLDIVKDKNSIAVIKSKIDALHNMAKDNDDKADMFYTELRYFKKINNQDAFKKLLEKATAFYKTNQMDMVRLTEFKGN from the coding sequence ATGACTTCGAAACTATATTCCCTCCTGTTTTTACTCCTCGCAACAGTAGCACTGAATGCGCAAGGCGTACGCTTTGAATCCGGTTTGGCAACCGCTCTTGAAAAAGCTAAAAAAGAAAACAAACCGCTGTTTATTGAATATTACAATGAAAACTGCTCGGTTTGTAAAACCCTGGATCCGGTATTTGAAGACGCCACTATGGGGGATTTTTACAATACTCATTTTGTAAATTACAGAATCAATACCGAAAACATTAAAAAAGAAGACAGTTTGTATATCGCACAGTCCAAACTAAAACTGGAAAGTGTACCGTATTTTTTGTTTTTTGATACCGATAACACGCTGATACATTGTTCCGGAGCAAAAGCCGATGTCGGTTATCTCGTCAATACGGTTGGCAAAACCGCTTTGGATCCGGTGGAAAGAACCGCTAATCTGGCTAAAAAATACGTTTCGGGCGACAAAAGCATTCGTACGTTATATGCCTATTCCACGCTGGTACAATTGTATAAAGACGATCGTATGGCCAATCGTGTTGCCAACGACCTGTACGATGCTTTCCCGAAAGACCAGCTGGGAACGCAAAAAAGTTATACGATACTAAAAAACTGTGTCTTTTCCATCGATAACGGATTTTTCACCTATTGGGTCAATAATACCGATAAATTAAAAGGTTTTGAAACCGGTTCCAAAGCCGGTAATGAGATCAAAGTACTACAGGATATTTTGCTAAAAACGATCAACAGTGATGCTAAAAACAGTTGGAATCTCGCTAAAATCAAATCGGTTAAAGAACTGATCGAAAAAACCGGATTAAGTACCAATCCGGATGCTTATCTATGGCAACAGGAAGCGGCTGTTCTGGTAAAAGACGGTCGTGAAACGGAAGCACTGGCGCTTTTTAATAAGATGATCGAAAACGAAACCATAGCTGGTGCGACCTATATCATTAACCAGTTTCTGGATATCGTAAAAGATAAAAATAGTATTGCCGTAATCAAATCTAAAATTGATGCGTTACACAATATGGCAAAAGACAATGATGATAAAGCCGATATGTTCTATACCGAACTGCGCTATTTTAAAAAAATAAACAACCAGGATGCGTTTAAAAAACTATTGGAAAAAGCCACTGCTTTTTATAAAACCAATCAAATGGATATGGTCCGTTTAACCGAATTTAAAGGGAATTAA
- a CDS encoding MFS transporter has protein sequence MESQKIKHLLSFPVIVAALGYFVDIYDLLLFGIVRIPSLKTLGLDVDTDGTMILNFQMVGLLLGGILWGMLGDKKGRLSVLFGSILVYSVANILCGFLPFLPFNDKAMTYAILRFIAGVGLAGELGAGITLVSESLPKELRAIGTSIVAGFGLLGAVVAQLTVELAGDWTYAYFIGGSLGLFLLFLRVGVMESGLYKDLRDTDIQKGNFLSFFTNRNRFIKYLKCISIGLPTWFCVGILAVMGNQFAPSFGIGEIEPGKAIMWAYVGISVGDFASGLISQLLRSRKKAILYMMLFTIVGIVLMLYGGTRSEQMYYFYCAWLGLGTGYWAMFVTVGAEQFGTNIRSTAATTIPNMVRGLLPVMLIAFDHLKVHNGVIVSASIVGLIVFALAIYSTLTIAETHNKDLDYTE, from the coding sequence ATGGAATCCCAAAAAATTAAACATTTATTATCCTTTCCTGTAATTGTAGCCGCTTTGGGCTATTTTGTCGACATTTACGATTTACTCCTTTTCGGCATTGTTCGTATTCCCAGTTTAAAAACCCTTGGTCTTGATGTGGATACCGACGGTACGATGATTCTGAATTTCCAGATGGTCGGACTGTTGTTAGGGGGGATACTCTGGGGCATGTTAGGCGACAAAAAAGGTCGGCTTTCGGTACTTTTCGGTTCCATACTCGTCTATTCCGTGGCTAATATTTTGTGCGGTTTCCTTCCGTTTCTCCCTTTTAACGACAAAGCAATGACCTATGCCATTCTGCGTTTTATTGCGGGTGTCGGACTTGCGGGCGAATTGGGCGCCGGAATCACATTGGTTTCGGAATCATTACCCAAAGAATTACGGGCGATCGGCACTTCCATTGTGGCCGGTTTCGGGCTTTTAGGTGCCGTAGTGGCGCAACTTACGGTAGAACTGGCCGGCGACTGGACCTATGCCTATTTTATTGGTGGTTCGTTAGGACTGTTCCTGCTTTTTTTACGCGTAGGCGTCATGGAATCCGGGCTGTATAAAGACCTTCGGGATACCGATATTCAAAAAGGAAATTTCCTTAGTTTTTTTACCAATCGCAACCGTTTTATAAAATATCTGAAATGTATTTCCATTGGATTACCCACCTGGTTTTGCGTGGGGATACTGGCGGTAATGGGGAATCAGTTTGCGCCTTCGTTCGGGATTGGGGAAATTGAACCCGGTAAAGCGATTATGTGGGCGTATGTTGGGATTTCCGTAGGCGACTTTGCCAGCGGACTCATTTCGCAATTGTTGCGTTCACGGAAAAAGGCGATCTTATATATGATGCTTTTTACGATTGTAGGAATTGTATTGATGCTATACGGCGGAACACGATCGGAGCAAATGTATTACTTTTATTGTGCCTGGCTCGGATTGGGAACCGGTTATTGGGCGATGTTTGTAACGGTGGGCGCTGAACAGTTTGGAACCAATATCCGTAGTACAGCTGCAACAACAATCCCGAATATGGTTCGCGGTTTACTTCCGGTGATGTTAATCGCTTTTGATCATTTAAAAGTCCATAACGGGGTGATTGTTTCTGCCTCTATAGTCGGATTGATTGTATTTGCTTTGGCTATTTATTCGACGCTTACGATTGCCGAAACCCATAATAAAGATCTGGATTATACCGAATAA
- the ccsA gene encoding cytochrome c biogenesis protein CcsA gives MGKKIVSFLFSTRLMAFLFIFFAVAMAVGTFIENDYNTTTARILIYNTKWFEGIMAIFLINFFGNIKRYQLHKKEKWATLLLHLSFIFIILGAFITRYISYEGVMPIREGESSNQIFSDRTYLTVFVDGDYQGEMRRRTFEQRALFSPVTNNDFTISKKFNETPFEIRYKDFIMGAKEVIKPSEKGTLFLKLVESGDGTRHEHYLKEGEVQNIHNVLFAFNKPTDGAINIIKDGDKYSIKSPFEGNFMRMADQMKGDVAKDTVQDLMFRSLYNMGGTQFVLPEPAIKGVVAFESNNNFKDDKSDDALVLTVTVGNEEHEVTLLGARGKMGVPNSFKLGNLEFTMMYGSKVYETPFKIRLNDFVAEKYPGTEKSYSSFESKVTVLDGAEQRDERIYMNHILDYKGFRFFQSSFDPDEKGTVLSVNHDSWGTNMTYLGYFLLYIGLMAILFDKNSRFGDLKKKLEKVRSKKAKLLPLIALLLSFSGFAQNNHQHQMPTPKQIDSLLTKYKVSDEEAAKFGRLVIQDQGGRMKPINTFSSELLRKVSKQDHYKGMNSDQAFLSMTQFPQVWYNVPLIYMKKDNDSIHKLIGVSLGEKYAPLVSFFDERGNYKLAGVLDEAYKAAVPNQFQKDFIEADKKVNLLYSALSGQILKVFPVPNDPNNKWVSFLEVNEQTHTALDSIKNVIPYYLSSIDKAAISGDYKLSDSLLKGLENYQIKYGSKVRPSDKKIDTEILYNKYDIFKKLFSWYMYAGVLMFLFVIIKIFKTNKTVNILVKISHAIIAVLFVLHTAGLIFRWYISGHAPWSDAYESMIYVGWATMFFGLAFGRKSELTVASTAFVASMILMVAHWSWMDPAIANLQPVLNSYWLMIHVAVIVGSYGPFTLGMILGIVALLLMVFTNEKNKEKMNLNIQEITYVNEMALTVGLVMLTIGNFLGGQWANESWGRYWGWDPKETWALISIMVYAFVIHMRLVPAMRGKWIYNAISVYAFYSILMTYFGVNFYLSGLHSYAKGDKVVTPNFVYYSLALVTLLVALAYYKNKKYLHKKK, from the coding sequence ATGGGTAAAAAAATAGTCTCATTTTTGTTCTCCACGCGTTTAATGGCTTTTCTGTTTATTTTCTTTGCAGTAGCGATGGCCGTAGGAACGTTTATTGAAAACGATTATAATACCACTACAGCCCGTATTCTGATTTACAATACGAAATGGTTCGAAGGTATTATGGCGATCTTCCTGATCAACTTTTTTGGGAATATCAAACGCTACCAATTGCATAAAAAAGAGAAATGGGCAACGCTATTGCTGCATTTGTCTTTTATTTTTATCATTTTGGGAGCCTTTATCACCCGTTATATCAGTTATGAAGGCGTGATGCCGATCCGAGAAGGCGAAAGTTCCAATCAGATTTTTTCAGACAGAACGTACCTGACTGTTTTTGTAGATGGTGATTATCAGGGTGAAATGCGTAGAAGAACCTTTGAACAAAGAGCTTTATTCTCACCGGTGACCAATAACGATTTTACGATTTCCAAGAAGTTTAATGAAACGCCATTTGAAATCCGTTATAAAGACTTTATAATGGGTGCCAAAGAGGTGATCAAACCAAGCGAAAAAGGGACATTATTTTTAAAACTCGTGGAATCCGGCGACGGAACCCGTCATGAGCATTACCTGAAAGAAGGAGAAGTACAAAACATCCACAACGTATTGTTTGCGTTTAACAAACCAACCGACGGTGCGATTAATATCATCAAAGACGGTGATAAATATTCGATAAAGTCGCCATTTGAAGGAAACTTTATGCGAATGGCCGACCAGATGAAAGGTGATGTTGCCAAAGATACGGTTCAGGATTTAATGTTCCGTTCCTTGTATAATATGGGCGGTACGCAATTTGTACTACCGGAGCCGGCCATAAAAGGTGTTGTAGCCTTCGAATCGAACAACAACTTTAAAGACGATAAATCCGACGATGCGTTGGTGCTAACCGTAACGGTTGGAAACGAAGAACACGAAGTAACCCTATTGGGAGCCAGAGGAAAAATGGGGGTACCGAATTCCTTTAAACTGGGGAATCTGGAGTTTACTATGATGTACGGAAGTAAAGTATATGAAACACCGTTTAAAATCCGTTTAAATGATTTCGTAGCCGAAAAATATCCGGGAACGGAAAAAAGCTACTCGTCTTTTGAAAGTAAAGTAACCGTACTCGATGGTGCGGAACAACGCGATGAACGCATTTATATGAATCACATTTTGGACTATAAAGGATTCCGTTTCTTCCAGTCATCATTCGATCCGGATGAAAAAGGAACCGTTTTATCGGTAAACCACGATTCGTGGGGAACCAATATGACCTATTTGGGTTATTTCTTATTGTATATTGGACTTATGGCGATCTTATTCGATAAAAATAGCCGATTTGGCGATCTGAAAAAGAAGCTGGAAAAGGTACGTTCGAAAAAAGCAAAATTACTACCGCTTATTGCCTTATTGTTATCGTTTAGCGGTTTTGCGCAAAACAACCACCAACATCAGATGCCAACGCCAAAACAGATTGATTCCTTACTAACCAAATATAAGGTAAGCGATGAAGAAGCGGCAAAATTTGGCCGATTGGTAATTCAGGATCAGGGGGGACGTATGAAGCCTATCAATACGTTTTCATCCGAACTATTACGAAAAGTAAGCAAACAGGATCATTATAAAGGAATGAATTCCGATCAGGCATTCCTGTCGATGACACAATTCCCGCAGGTATGGTATAACGTTCCGTTGATCTATATGAAAAAAGACAACGACAGTATCCATAAATTAATCGGAGTGTCGTTGGGTGAAAAATATGCCCCATTGGTAAGTTTCTTCGACGAAAGAGGAAATTACAAACTGGCGGGTGTTTTGGACGAAGCCTATAAAGCAGCGGTTCCAAACCAATTCCAGAAAGACTTTATCGAAGCCGATAAAAAAGTAAACCTGTTGTATTCGGCGTTAAGCGGACAGATTTTAAAAGTATTCCCGGTTCCGAACGATCCGAATAACAAATGGGTATCGTTTCTGGAAGTGAACGAGCAAACGCATACCGCTTTGGATTCCATTAAAAACGTCATTCCGTATTATTTGAGCAGTATCGACAAAGCCGCAATTTCGGGCGATTATAAACTGTCGGACAGCTTGCTAAAAGGATTGGAAAATTACCAGATCAAATACGGATCGAAAGTACGTCCAAGCGATAAAAAAATCGATACGGAAATTCTGTATAACAAATACGATATTTTCAAAAAGCTATTCTCCTGGTATATGTATGCCGGAGTGCTGATGTTCCTTTTTGTAATCATCAAAATTTTCAAAACCAATAAAACGGTTAATATATTGGTAAAAATCAGTCATGCGATCATTGCGGTATTATTCGTATTGCATACAGCGGGATTGATTTTCCGTTGGTACATTTCCGGTCACGCACCGTGGAGTGATGCCTACGAATCGATGATTTACGTAGGATGGGCAACCATGTTCTTCGGATTGGCATTCGGACGAAAATCGGAATTAACGGTAGCTTCGACAGCCTTTGTAGCGTCCATGATCCTGATGGTAGCACACTGGAGTTGGATGGATCCGGCTATTGCCAATCTGCAACCGGTATTGAATTCGTATTGGTTGATGATCCACGTGGCGGTTATCGTAGGAAGTTACGGTCCGTTTACGTTGGGAATGATTCTGGGAATTGTAGCGTTATTGCTAATGGTGTTTACGAACGAAAAGAACAAAGAAAAAATGAACCTGAATATTCAGGAGATTACCTATGTCAACGAAATGGCGCTTACGGTTGGATTGGTGATGTTAACGATCGGTAACTTCCTGGGCGGACAATGGGCTAATGAAAGCTGGGGACGTTATTGGGGTTGGGATCCGAAAGAAACCTGGGCGTTGATCAGTATAATGGTATACGCTTTTGTTATCCATATGCGTCTGGTTCCGGCCATGCGTGGTAAATGGATTTATAATGCGATTAGTGTTTATGCCTTCTATTCTATTCTAATGACCTATTTTGGAGTAAACTTCTACCTGTCCGGTTTGCATTCGTATGCCAAAGGAGATAAAGTGGTAACACCGAACTTCGTGTATTATTCACTGGCTTTGGTGACGCTATTGGTAGCATTGGCTTATTACAAAAACAAAAAATACCTGCATAAAAAGAAATAA